In the genome of Lacerta agilis isolate rLacAgi1 chromosome 2, rLacAgi1.pri, whole genome shotgun sequence, one region contains:
- the VHL gene encoding von Hippel-Lindau disease tumor suppressor gives MPQKPGEEDEERGAGEALGRLRSVNTREPCQVIFCNRSPRLVSPVWLDFEGKPRSYPSLKPGTGRRMHSYLEHLWLFRDAGTDDSLLVNQAELFVATRNMNGQPVFANITLPVYTLKERCLQVVRALVKPVDYRKLDIVRSLYEDLEDHPDIRKDLQRLSLETNDRLRNRVEGSSVENYSY, from the exons ATGCCGCAGAAACCcggggaggaggacgaggagagAGGGGCAGGAGAGGCCTTGGGGCGCCTGCGCTCGGTGAACACTCGGGAACCTTGCCAGGTCATTTTCTGTAACCGCAGCCCCCGCCTGGTCAGCCCCGTCTGGCTGGACTTCGAGGGGAAGCCGCGCTCCTATCCGAGCCTGAAGCCCGGCACTGGCCGACGGATGCACAGCTACCTGG AACATCTTTGGCTGTTTAGAGATGCTGGGACAGATGATAGTCTTCTTGTCAACCAAGCAGAGCTGTTTGTGGCTACCCGCAATATGAATGGGCAGCCTGTATTTGCAAATATTACACTACCag TGTACACTCTGAAGGAAAGATGTCTCCAAGTTGTCCGTGCTTTAGTAAAACCAGTGGACTACAGGAAATTAGACATTGTTCGGTCACTATATGAAGATTTAGAAGATCATCCAGATATTAGGAAGGATCTTCAGCGGCTTTCTCTGGAAACGAATGATAGGCTAAGAAATAGAGTTGAAGGGTCATCAGTGGAAAACTACTCTTACTAA